Proteins from a single region of Argopecten irradians isolate NY chromosome 7, Ai_NY, whole genome shotgun sequence:
- the LOC138327440 gene encoding uncharacterized protein: protein MKIVAGFSIAVTIVGFVGVTALVSQQEETEDCGTIYVDKSKQKKKDYIFEAPRTAFYFSLWTHMTESLSNHPSANDYIERLSKVEKIDRHLPAGMPVCQHDTKLIYGYYKLQGKVLCLVVEPLIQHIEHVTCEQEQCCNNASRCMESGIVRQRLLVYCNFLYNDMFSSIDIINDDPDLCDVEALIEDHKNGAPDKRDVPPPESGYFAFKFIETPSTCSCGLCNGL from the exons ATGAAG ATTGTCGCAGGGTTTTCTATCGCCGTTACCATTGTTGGATTCGTTGGTGTCACTGCGTTAGTTAGCCAACAAGAAGAAACTGAAGACTGCGGTACCATATACGTAGACAAATCGAAACAAAAGAAAAAGGATTACATATTCGAAGCCCCGAGGACTGCGTTTTATTTCAGTCTGTG GACACATATGACCGAAAGCCTATCGAATCACCCGAGCGCGAACGACTATATAGAACGGCTGTCAAAAGTGGAGAAGATCGACCGACATTTACCTGC GGGAATGCCTGTTTGCCAACATGACACGAAGTTGATATACGGATATTACAAACTTCAGGGGAAGGTTCTCTGTCTGGTTGTTGAACCGCTCATTCAGCATATCGAACACGTAACCTGTGAACA GGAGCAATGCTGTAACAATGCCTCGAGGTGTATGGAATCTGGGATAGTGCGACAAAGGCTCCTTGTGTACTGTAACTTCCTGTATAATGATATGTTTAGCTCCATTGATATAATCAATGATGATCCGGACCTTTGTGACGTCGAAGCTCTCATCGAGGATCACAAAAATGGAGCGCCAGATAAGCGCGATGTCCCTCCTCCGGAGTCTGGCTACTTCGCGTTCAAGTTTATAGAGACGCCGTCCACCTGTTCCTGTGGCCTATGTAATGGCCTTTAA
- the LOC138327437 gene encoding heat shock 70 kDa protein 12B-like: protein MATCVQDTDSEKMIVAGIDFGTTYSGYAFSFRNDYANDALRIQGNTWNTGSRVGVSLKTPTCALFDPDQRFHSFGFDAEDKYADLAIDEEHHDWYYFRRFKMMLYNNEHISRQSTIEDDKGKLMNAMDVFSAIIKYLREHMLRAMHARSVSDGIKDDEVHWVLTVPAIWSDQAKQFMRESAKRAGIRSDHLDIALEPEAASIYCKHIPVGKRTEEQSCADEDIGGLAAICPGTKYMVLDAGGGTIDITVQEVQTDGSLHQVYMANGGDWGGTKVDEAYEQFLIDLVSREVWETFKTRNRDSYLDIVREFEIKKRTITPEIDQKITFKVPIALNEVFQDMRGETLRLSVSEGRQGRKLAWIGDKLRVDASEAKKLFETPCEAIVEHVERIFDQEDAAGTSVILMVGGFSESPMLQHAVKQRFGHSKKIVFPRDAGLSVLKGAVLFGFDTKVISTRVMKHTYGIQMSNRFRQGDPENKKILIEGKVYCNDKFCKHVTRGQSVNLGEATEYQKYYPLTDDQTRLALKVFTSERDEPTYCETENCTYIGKLLVDLPMNVPVSDRGVKARLRFGGTELSVEASVCKTEQTTDAQFDLLE from the exons ATGGCGACGTGTGTTCAGGATACAGACAGTGAAAAGATGATAGTAGCTGGAATCGATTTCGGCACTACCTATTCCGGATACGCATTCTCCTTCAGAAATGATTATGCGAACGATGCTCTCCGGATCCAGGGTAACACGTGGAATACCGGATCCCGTGTTGGAGTCTCCCTCAAAACACCTACCTGTGCACTCTTTGACCCGGATCAGAGATTCCACTCGTTCGGATTTGATGCCGAGGATAAGTATGCAGACCTGGCTATTGATGAGGAACACCACGACTGGTACTACTTCAGACGCTTCAAAATGATGTTATACAACAACGAG cACATTTCCCGCCAATCGACAATTGAGGATGATAAAGGTAAACTAATGAACGCCATGGACGTGTTCTCGGCCATCATTAAGTACCTACGAGAACACATGCTTCGTGCAATGCACGCGCGTTCCGTGAGTGACGGTATTAAGGATGATGAGGTCCACTGGGTCCTGACAGTACCCGCTATCTGGTCAGACCAGGCAAAACAGTTCATGAGGGAGTCGGCTAAAAGG GCTGGCATCCGGTCTGACCACCTCGATATCGCTCTGGAACCAGAGGCAGCATCTATTTACTGTAAACACATCCCTGTAGGAAAACGTACAGAGGAGCAAAGCTGTGCAGACGAGGATATCGGAGGCTTGGCGGCCATCTGTCCGGGAACAAAGTATATGGTCCTGGACGCCGGAG GTGGTACTATTGATATCACGGTGCAGGAGGTCCAGACAGACGGCTCTCTTCACCAGGTCTACATGGCGAATGGTGGCGACTGGGGCGGTACTAAAGTAGACGAGGCATACGAGCAGTTCCTTATAGATCTGGTGTCCCGAGAAGTGTGGGAAACATTCAAAACGAGAAATAGGGACTCCTACTTAGATATCGTCCGCGAATTCGAAATCAAGAAACGTACTATCACGCCAGAAATTGACCAAAAAATTACATTCAAGGTTCCAATTGCTCTAAATGAGGTATTCCAGGACATGAGAGGCGAGACACTGCGTCTGTCGGTGTCAGAGGGACGTCAAGGACGAAAGTTGGCCTGGATCGGCGATAAACTGCGCGTAGATGCTTCTGAAGCAAAGAAATTGTTTGAAACTCCGTGTGAAGCAATAGTAGAACACGTTGAACGGATTTTTGACCAAGAAGATGCTGCTGGAACTTCCGTTATCCTGATGGTCGGAGGATTCTCTGAGTCACCAATGCTACAGCACGCAGTGAAGCAAAGGTTTGGTCATTCGAAGAAGATAGTTTTTCCAAGGGATGCTGGACTATCTGTCCTAAAGGGGGCAGTTCTCTTTGGATTTGACACTAAAGTAATATCTACCCGCGttatgaaacatacatatgGTATCCAGATGTCCAACAGATTTAGACAAGGGGATCCCGAGAACAAAAAGATTCTAATTGAAGGAAAAGTGTACTGCAATGACAAGTTTTGCAAACACGTTACAAGAGGACAATCGGTAAACCTAGGGGAGGCAACCGAGTATCAGAAATATTATCCATTGACTGACGACCAAACTCGACTTGCCTTAAAGGTATTCACGTCTGAAAGAGACGAGCCAACTTATTGTGAAACTGAGAACTGCACCTACATCGGTAAGCTACTAGTGGATCTGCCGATGAATGTCCCCGTATCCGATAGAGGTGTGAAGGCGAGGCTTAGGTTTGGCGGCACAGAGTTGTCGGTGGAGGCAAGTGTCTGTAAAACCGAACAAACAACAGATGCGCAATTCGATCTGCTAGAGTGA
- the LOC138327439 gene encoding uncharacterized protein isoform X2 translates to MSSPPAKKRRRVQVEKTRQAAPAIASTSSQPQPDMQAMVNSCVTAAIPAITQTVLDALQRAEVPSAPTPDDQEVESETQTDNLASQATAGSAVAFDTLTAGPSSCEYVEESSSKRNISKPIDLGLDPKIKTKIVSDEFVDMGVLLNPGKDNKERYTTEIKDGSLSLVKLPAAKKVHTLSQWLACFHVFGAIYSKRHQDRGHQLFEYARRIQAIAEESGDHAAMSYDRSFRLWRERDPHDCPWDQLNVALYHEALSEGLVYKLKSKPGQPFQSGVNKKKPFQGTANRKRVYCHSYNNNSGMCKRGPLCTYPHTCQYCGGPHDRTKCTSSQQQPNTNGTTHNDPTKQSFTKSSHNTNKSK, encoded by the coding sequence ATGTCTTCACCGCCAGCTAAAAAGAGACGGAGGGTCCAAGTGGAAAAAACTCGGCAAGCAGCACCAGCAATTGCAAGTACCTCCTCCCAGCCACAGCCAGACATGCAGGCTATGGTCAACTCCTGTGTGACGGCGGCAATTCCAGCAATCACACAGACTGTGCTAGATGCACTACAGAGGGCTGAAGTGCCAAGTGCCCCTACCCCAGATGATCAGGAGGTGGAGTCTGAAACACAGACCGACAATTTAGCCAGCCAGGCTACAGCAGGATCAGCTGTCGCTTTCGACACTCTGACAGCAGGCCCCTCGTCATGTGAGTATGTGGAGGAGAGTTCCTCGAAACGGAACATTTCTAAGCCGATTGATCTTGGACTTGATCCTAAGATCAAAACAAAAATCGTATCGGATGAATTTGTGGACATGGGTGTGCTGTTGAACCCGGGGAAAGATAACAAGGAGCGCTACACCACAGAAATCAAAGATGGGTCCCTCTCCTTGGTGAAGCTACCAGCGGCTAAAAAGGTCCATACTTTAAGCCAATGGTTAGCATGTTTCCATGTGTTTGGCGCAATTTATTCAAAGCGTCATCAGGACAGAGGTCACCAGTTGTTTGAGTATGCCCGTCGAATCCAGGCAATTGCTGAGGAGTCTGGAGATCATGCGGCTATGTCATATGATCGGTCTTTCCGTTTATGGAGAGAACGAGACCCTCATGACTGCCCATGGGACCAACTCAATGTGGCCCTCTACCATGAGGCTCTTTCAGAGGGCCTTGTGTATAAACTTAAATCTAAACCAGGGCAGCCATTTCAGTCCGGGGTCAACAAGAAAAAGCCCTTTCAAGGGACGGCCAACCGTAAGCGAGTGTACTGCCACAGCTACAATAACAACTCGGGAATGTGTAAACGAGGGCCATTGTGTACTTACCCCCACACATGTCAGTATTGTGGGGGACCCCATGATCGAACCAAGTGCACCTCTTCTCAACAACAGCCCAACACAAATGGCACCACACACAATGATCCCACAAAACAGTCCTTCACTAAGTCCTCCCATAACACAAACAAATCCAAGTAG
- the LOC138327439 gene encoding uncharacterized protein isoform X1 — MSSPPAKKRRRVQVEKTRQAAPAIASTSSQPQPDMQAMVNSCVTAAIPAITQTVLDALQRAEVPSAPTPDDQEVESETQTDNLASQATAGSAVAFDTLTAGPSSYGPISSSVSAHGQRGNSDPATSTDSLNLTASFLLSNALSKSSLSSYQRAFQHYLKFLHQHVDAQVTAFPPNLQHLSLFIAHCYQLGLASSTVLTYVSALGYTFKMGNFEDITQHFIIKKTLQGYQKLTQTPDSRLPITPAILYTLVDSLGDSVSSYFLRVTLKAMFLLAFHAFLRIGEMTSTGKKSQHFLLRKHVSFEVESGSPRLLEIVFPHFKHNSHPVSTHSISANSATPKYCPVLALHQYLTVRKHDNPDQPLFSFMDGSPISRLFFTQQLKSSLKWSGLHEHNYKSHSFRIGAATTAAIQGIDESQIQLMGRWKSCAFKKYIRIPMIKM; from the exons ATGTCTTCACCGCCAGCTAAAAAGAGACGGAGGGTCCAAGTGGAAAAAACTCGGCAAGCAGCACCAGCAATTGCAAGTACCTCCTCCCAGCCACAGCCAGACATGCAGGCTATGGTCAACTCCTGTGTGACGGCGGCAATTCCAGCAATCACACAGACTGTGCTAGATGCACTACAGAGGGCTGAAGTGCCAAGTGCCCCTACCCCAGATGATCAGGAGGTGGAGTCTGAAACACAGACCGACAATTTAGCCAGCCAGGCTACAGCAGGATCAGCTGTCGCTTTCGACACTCTGACAGCAGGCCCCTCGTCAT ATGGACCAATTTCATCATCAGTTTCCGCACATGGACAAAGAGGCAACTCTGATCCCGCCACATCTACTGACTCTCTGAATCTAACAGCAAGTTTCCTGTTATCCAATGCATTATCCAAGTCCTCACTTTCTTCATACCAGCGGGCATTCCAACATTATTTGAAATTTCTTCACCAACATGTTGACGCCCAGGTGACAGCTTTCCCCCCAAATCTTCAACATCTATCTTTATTTATTGCCCATTGCTATCAGTTAGGTCTAGCTTCATCTACGGTCCTTACATATGTTTCAGCATTGGGGTACACATTTAAGATGGGAAATTTTGAAGACATAACTCAACACTTTATCATTAAAAAGACTCTGCAGGGCTACCAAAAACTAACACAAACACCTGATTCTCGTCTACCTATTACCCCAGCAATACTTTATACATTAGTTGATTCTCTTGGAGATTCTGTTTCATCTTACTTTCTTAGAGTCACTCTCAAAGCAATGTTTCTCCTTGCTTTCCATGCCTTTTTAAGGATTGGGGAGATGACTTCAACAGGTAAGAAGTCTCAACATTTCTTACTGAGGAAGCATGTGTCATTTGAAGTAGAATCTGGGTCCCCACGATTACTTGAAATTGTGTTCCCCCATTTTAAACACAATTCGCACCCAGTTAGTACACATTCAATCTCAGCCAACTCAGCTACACCCAAATATTGTCCTGTCCTAGCCCTCCATCAATATTTGACGGTTAGGAAACATGACAACCCAGACCAACCACTATTCTCCTTTATGGATGGTTCACCAATATCACGATTGTTTTTCACACAACAGTTGAAGTCATCCTTAAAATGGTCAGGGCTTCATGAACATAATTACAAATCACACAGTTTTCGTATTGGTGCTGCTACGACAGCTGCAATACAAGGCATTGATGAGAGCCAGATACAACTTATGGGTAGATGGAAGTCATGTGCCTTCAAAAAGTATATTAGGATCCCTATGATCAAAATGTAA